One Panicum virgatum strain AP13 chromosome 9K, P.virgatum_v5, whole genome shotgun sequence genomic region harbors:
- the LOC120652075 gene encoding zinc transporter 2-like, with protein MARATTARHHLLLLLCLSIAAATARAHGGGDADADGGDSPAPDLRARGLVAAKLWCLAVVFAGTLLGGVSPYFLRWNEAFLALGTQFAGGVFLGTALMHFLSDADETFGDLLPDSAYPWAFMLACAGYVVTTLADVVIAHIVSRGRAAVGSRGGGGAGLEEGKVSTPNGTSSEPQQADAHGSDHSVASMLRNASTLGDSILLIAALCFHSVFEGIAIGVAETKADAWKALWTISLHKIFAAIAMGIALLRMLPNRPLLSCFAYAFAFAISSPIGVGVGIVIDATTQGRVADWIFAVSMGLATGIFVYVSINHLLSKGYKPRRPVAVDTPVGRWLAVVLGVAVIAVVMIWDT; from the exons ATGGCCCGCGCCACTACCGCccggcaccacctcctcctcctcctctgcctctccatcgccgcggccaccgcgcgGGCGCACGGCGGGGGGGACGCGGATGCGGACGGCGGCGACTCCCCGGCGCCCGacctgcgcgcgcgcggcctggTGGCGGCCAAGCTGTGGTGCCTGGCGGTGGTGTTCGCGGGCACGCTGCTGGGCGGGGTGTCCCCCTACTTCCTGCGCTGGAACGAGGCGTTCCTCGCGCTGGGCACGCAGTTCGCCGGCGGGGTCTTCCTCGGCACGGCGCTCATGCACTTCCTCAGCGACGCCGACGAGACATTCGGGGACCTGCTCCCGGACAGCGCCTACCCCTGGGCGTTCATGCTCGCCTGCGCCGGCTACGTCGTCACCACGCTCGCCGACGTCGTCATCGCCCACATCGTCTCGCGGGGACGCGCCGCCGTtggttcccgcggcggcggcggtgcag GCCTTGAGGAGGGCAAGGTGAGCACCCCAAACGGCACCAGCTCTGAGCCACAGCAAGCT GATGCGCACGGATCTGATCACTCGGTGGCATCAATGCTGCGCAACGCGAGCACCCTGGGAGATAGCATTCTGCTCATCGCCGCCCTCTGCTTTCACTCCGTCTTCGAAGGCATCGCCATCGGAGTCGCTG AGACGAAGGCTGACGCGTGGAAGGCGCTGTGGACCATCAGCCTGCACAAGATCTTCGCGGCGATCGCCATGGGCATCGCGCTGCTCCGGATGCTCCCGAACCGGCCGCTCCTCTCCTGCTTCGCCTACGCCTTCGCGTTCGCCATCTCGAGCCccatcggcgtcggcgtcggcatcGTCATCGACGCCACCACGCAGGGCCGGGTGGCCGACTGGATCTTCGCCGTCTCCATGGGCCTCGCCACGGGCATCTTCGTCTACGTCTCCATCAACCACCTCCTCTCCAAGGGGTACAAGCCCCGGAGGCCCGTCGCCGTGGACACGCCGGTCGGCAGGTGGCTCGCCGTGGTGCTCGGCGTGGCCGTCATCGCCGTTGTCATGATATGGGACACCTGA